The Scylla paramamosain isolate STU-SP2022 unplaced genomic scaffold, ASM3559412v1 Contig2, whole genome shotgun sequence nucleotide sequence ACCGTTAACACCCCATTCATCACCCATTTCTCCATTTCTGACCCATTCCCCATTTCTTACCCATTCCCCTATTTCTGACCCATTTCCCCATTTCTGACCCATTTCCCCATTTCTGACACATTTCCCCCATTTCTTACCCATTTCCCCATTTCTGACCCATTCCCCAATTTCTGACCCATTCCCACACTTCTGACCCATTTCCCCATTTCTGACCCATTCCCCCATTTCTTACCCATTTCCCATTTCTGACCCATTCCCCCATTTCTGACCCATTTCCCCATTTCTGACCCATTCCCCCATTTCTGACCCATTCCCCATTTCTGACCCATTTCCCCATTTCTGACCCATTTCTGACCCATTTCTGACCCATTTCCCCCATTTCTGACCCATTTCCCCATTTCTGACCCATTTCCCCATTTCTGACCCATTCCCCCATTTCTGAACCATTCCCCCATTTCTGACCCATTTCCCCATTTCTTACCCATTCCCAATTTCTTACCCATTTCCCCATTTCTTACCCATTCCCCATTTCTTACCCATTTCCCATTTCTGACACATTTCCCCCATTTCTGACCCATTCCCACATTTCTGACCCATTTACCCATTTTTTACCCATTTCCCCATTTCTTACCCATTCCCCATTTCTTACCCATTTCCCCATTTTCAGGGTGCCGAATTTCGTCAGTATTCAGTTCAATGTCCTGGATTTTCTTCTCTCAAGCGCTCTTCACCCTCATTGGCTCCGCGTGTGGGGGGTTCCTCATTCAAAGGTAATGGGGTgatggggaatgggggaggaaggggtgaaagGGGTGAGGAGATGAAGGGGTAATTGAGTGGTAGAGGGTAAGGCAGTAATGGAGGTGATGGGGGGATAGggtgattggagagagagagagagagagagagagagagagagagagagagagagagagagagagagagagagagagagacttcttcttcttcttcttcttcttcttcttcttcttcttcctcttcctcttcctcttctccatattCACCGcaattcttttatcttctttatcttccagactgtcttcccattcctcctcctcctcctcctcctcctcctcctcctcctcctcctcctcctcctcctcctcctcctcctcctcctcccgtgtgcaaattgtaagaaaaaaatgaagaaggaaaatttttaatagatatttcaaaagagagagagagagagagagagagagagagagagagagagagagagagagagagagagagagagagaattatttgtctttctcttcccctctgtcTCAGCtgtgtacactctctctctctctctctctctctctctctctctctctctctctctctctctctctctctctctctctctctctctctctcattcgctcTCTCTCCCGCCAGCCTGTCTTTGTCTAtcacgcattctctctctctctctctctctctctctctctctctctctctctctctctctctctctctctctctctctctctctctctctctctctctctctctctctctctctctctctctcgttaaagaAGACAGACTGTACGGCtggtatcgagagagagagagagagagagagagagagagagagagagagagagagagagagagagagagagaatttgggaGGGATTTTGTACTGAgatgttacctcctcctcctcctcctcctcctcctcctcctcctctttttcctcctcctcctcttcatgctatccttgctctcctcctctctctctctctctctctctctctctctctcatgctctctcttgctctctctctctctctctctctctctctctctctctctctctctctgtctcatgcGGGTGtgcaaagaaggaggaggaggaggaggaggaggaggacgagaagcaggaggaagaggacaaatagacgaggaggaagaggaggaggaaggaagaggtgtgtgtgtgtgtgtgtgtgtgtgtgtgtgtgtgtgtgtgtgtgtgtgtgtgtgtgtgtgtgtgtgtgtgtgtgtgtgtgtgtgtgtgtgtgtgtgtgtgtgtgtgtgtgtgtgtgtgttttctcgttttctgttttgtttatttttgtttagtttgtcctgaaaagtgagaaaatgtggaaatagagagagagagagagagagagagagagagagagagagagagagagagagagagagagagagagagagagagagaatgttttgttatgtttagtttaatttattattattattattattattattattattattattattattattattattattattattattattactattattattattattgtcaactGTAACAtaaactaatattttctttcatatttttaagtttcccttcaataataataataataataataataataataataataataataataataataacaaacacctAATTACATATTTAGTTAACATTACTTGGCAAACACAATTATTTTCATCAATTACAATatataatctatttatttatttatttatttatttatttatttatttgtttatttactaacttatctatctatctatttatttatttatttatttactaacttatctatttatttatctatttatttatttatctatttatttatttatttatttactaacttatctatttatttatttatttatttatttatttacttgtctatATTAGGATGCATATTTTCATttcgtgtgttcgtgtgtgcgtgtgaccAGACACAGGGAGCCGCGCCCCCTGGTGGAGGAGGGCCGGTGGAGGTGGTTCTACAAGTATTTCAGAAGCGAgagcaggtgagtgagtgagagagagagagagagagagagagagagagagagagagagagagagagagagagagagagagagagagagtgatgttttctttcttaatataATTCTCATCTCCACTGACCTCCAATGACCTCCAGTGACCTCTAATGACCTCTAATGACCACCAATGACCTCTAATGCCCTGAACTGACCTCAAATGACCTCTCAACTGCCCTCAAATGACCTCAAATGACCTCCAGTATCAATTCCCAACTCTCTGTAACCTCCCCTTTTATTGTGACCCTATAACTCACCTCCACTgacctccactcatctccagaCTGGGGAATCACGTGGTTCTGCTCATCTCCACTACAATGCTGTCGGTCACCCTTGCTGTGGTTCCGTGGTGCAGAGTGCTGTGGGGTCTTGCAGGGGTCCTCGCTGTAATGGGGTACTTCATGGGAACGATTGACACAGTTGCTAATATTTCGATGATTCAGCTGTACGGGAGGAACGTGGCGCCCTTTCTGCAGGTATGGATGGGTGTGGGAAgggtgtgggcaggtgtgggtgGCTGGGGGTACCCGTGTGTGGGCTGGGAGAGGCGTGGGAGAGGGAAATGTGAGAGGGATGATTGTGTGTTTTCGGTGGGGAAAATGGAGTTGGGAGGTTTAGGGTGGGTTTCTGGTAGGTGTGggggtgtgtgaaggtgtgtgcgggtatggacaggtgtgtgaagggtctgtgcaggtgtgggtggctggggatgtgtgtgcgtgggcTGAGAGGCGTGTGAGAgctgagaagagagacagggagagagtaaaataaaaagaaaatatttgtttataCTAATTTTACTAGGAATAGAGCCTTTCCTGCAGGATTAGACAGGTGTGGACAGGTGTAGGAggggtgtgtgcaggtgtgtgaggcAGGGGGGTGCTGTGGGTAGGCGtggagaggggtgagagagagagaaagtgaaaaacagatagagaatgtgtgttttgaCAATAACAGGTGTGTAGAAATGTTGGGCAGGTGTGGGAGGGTATGGGgaggtgtgggcaggtgtgggggagagagagagagagagagagagagagtacctgtGTGTTGACCTAATTAAGagcaggtgaggttaggttaggcgtgagtaattagtgtgtgtgtgtgtgtgtgtgtgtgtgtgtgtgtgtgtgtgtgtgtgtgtgtgtgtgtgtgtgtgtgtgtggttagtgaAATTATTAACGATGTTTCCGTAGATTTAAttggtgtttgtctgtctgtctgtctgtctgtctgtctgtctgtctgtctgtctatctatctatctgtctgtctgtctgtctgtctgtctgtctgtctgtctgtctatctgtctatctgtctatctgtctatctatctatctgtctgtctgtctgtctgtctgtctgtctgtctgtctgtctctctgtctctctctctctctctctctctctctctctctctctctctctctctctctctctctctctctctctctctctctctctgataccttTTAATCGAAAAAATGTattgtctaagagagagagagagagagagagagagagagagagagagagagagagagagagagagagagagagagagagagagagagacttttaatCTTATCCACTGAGTCTTCCCTTTAAAGataatctcttccttctcctcctcctcctcctcctcctcctcctcctcctcctcctcctcctcctcctcctcctcctcctcctcctcctcctcctccttgttatgCATTACTTTCAATATTACCATGTTTttccctatcttcctcctcctcttcctcctcctcttcctcctcctcctcttcctcctcctcttcttattttccttctcctccttcccctttattCAATTATCAgttattccttctttatcatcttcctattaattatctcctcctcctcctcctccacctgaccTCCACGTACCTCCACAGACTCTCCACTTCTTCTACGGCCTGGgcgccttcctctcccccctcgtAGCGGAGCCCTTTCTGCTTAACAAGGACTGCACGGCCCCCCAACTCCCCAACCCACCCCACCTGGCGCCCCTGAGCCGACCCCGCCCCACCCAGTGCCCCGCAACCTGTCCTTCGGCCTCCCCTCCGTCAACGCCTCCGCCAGCGATATAAGCAATGATTCAGATATTCAATACGCCTTCTGGATCCTGTCTGGCCTGCAGGTAAGGGCGTGGCGTGGGCGTGGGGGCGTGGGGGCGTGGGAGTAAGGGTTAAGTTTAGTTGttaaagtttggtttggtttacagagagagagagagagagagagagagagagagagagagagagagagagagagagagagagagagagagagagagagagagagaggttgcaattaagggagagagagagagaggaatgagaggaatgtgtgtgtgtgtgtgtgtgtgtgtgtgtgtgtgtgtgtgtgtgtgtgtgtgtgtgtgtgtgtgtgtgtgtgtgtgtgtgtgtgtctaatgttAGGTAAGTCATTTATTTaatcagttgttgttgttgttgttcttgttgttgttgttgttgttgttgttgttgttgttgttgttgttcttcttcttcttcttcatcttgtccttcctcctccctttcattatcattttcgttgttgttatttctcctcctcctcctcctcctcctcttcctcctcctcctcctcctcctcctcctcctcctcctcctcctcctacaaagtTTACGTGCGCTAATTAAGAATGAGCAGGTGTTATAATGTCAGGTGTTACaaaaggtaggttaggtttaacTGTGTCCccattacaggaggaggaggaggaggaggaggaggaggaggaagtagaagcaaaacaacaacatcaatgaGTAAGAAgagggcgaagaggaggaggaggaagaggaggaggaggaggaggaggaggaggatatgaaatTCGTCTGTTATTTATTAGTTATCTTAaaggtgataagagagagagagagagagagagagagagagagagagagagagagagagagagagagagagagagagagagagagagagagaaaaccacacatacatacaaaacaaacaaataaacaaacaaacaaacaaacatacatacagacagacagacagacagacagacagacagacagacagacatttccTATACATATATTCAAAGGTACATTTCTTAATTAGCAGAAACACCTTAATTATCACGTTAATTAAGACAGGTTGGGCAGGTaagcattaacacacacacacacacacacacacacacacacacacacacacacacacacacacacacacacacacacacacacaataaacacaaaaatatcaACAGTTTTCACTCCTACACCCCCGCCACACCCTCCCACGCCCCCgccacaccctcccacaccCACGCAGCTCCAGCCAcgcccacacacccactcaaATCTTTATAAAcccaaacaaactaaaaaaaaatcacaaaattttaactttttcttaacattttctcattttttcaagTCATTCCCCAGTGCCTTACTCTCCCACGGCCTCCCACGccctctcacactctcccacacctcccacgccctctcacactctcccaCGCCCTCCCAAAACGAACCAGTACCAGTTTTTCCCACAATACCACGAAACAAAACGAacttaaataaaaagataaacattTAGTCTTTCCGTCTGTTTACATCCTCTCAGATCCcggtggtgctgttgctggttCTCCTGGTGGTGCGGGAGGCCATGGGGCTGGACCAGATAGGCGCTGAGGACCCAGGGATGCAAGTGGAAGCTGGGACAGAGGTTTATGAGATGCGTGCCTCGTGTTTCAGTAAAGGGGAGGAACTGCCGCCTGTCACGAGGGAACAGCAGCTCACAGTTATTGTTCTTACCGCCTTCATGCTGTTCCTGTACGATGGTCTGCAGGTATGGGGGTGCAGCGGGGTGTGGGGAAGGTGTTCGGGGCTGTAAGGGGTGTGGGGGTGGGTAATGGGAGCCAGCTTATTTCAAATTCATGTTACTCAATTGAAAGTAATCTGAGTTGGTCTAATGTAATTTCAtctgacctaacttgacctgacctgacctgacctaagttgatttaacctaacctaacctaacgtaacttaacctaacctaacctaacccaacctaacctaacctaacctaacctaacctaacccaacctaacctaacctaacctaacccaacctaacttaacctaacctaacgtaacttaacctaacctaacctaacctaacctaacctaacctaacccaacccaacctaacccaacctaacctaacctaacctaacctaacctaacccaacctaacccaacctaacctaacccaacctaacccaacctaacctaacctaacctaacctaacccaacctaacctaacccaacctaacctaacccaacctaacctaacccaacctaacctaacctaacctaatctaacctaacttaacctaacgtaacctctTCACCCCTACAGGCGGGTTACGGCGGCTACGTCTTCAGCTACGCCGTCAGAAGCATTGCAGGGATGGAAATGGACGAAGCGGCGTACCTAAATGCGTGTTTTTGGGGCACCTTCGCTTTTGGGAGACTAATATCAATTGCACTGGCCACACGACTCGCTCCCTCTTTCATGCTTCTTTGCAATATTGTGAGTGttgggggtgtggggggtgggtggggggtgtgggggtgggtggggggtgtgggggtgggtgggggcgtctaggggtgggtgggggagtcACAAATTCGCCCCACGCCACCAGCCGCTGTCAAAATAAGGGTCAGAATatattcctttcttatctttttctttctctatctctttatcatccttcctcttcctcttcttctccatttccacgtcctcctcctcttcttcctcctcctcctcctttctcctctccttttcttcataatcttgcatcttccttctaattccttcgtctttcttctcatctttgtcctcctcctcctcctcctcctcctcctcctcttcttctttccttcataatcTTCTTGCTTTCtatctcatctcttcttctctttatctccgtcttccttttcctccatttcctcctcctgctcttccttctcctcaccccttttttatcattgttgttgatgttcttcttcttcttcttcttcttcttcttcttcttcttcttcttcttcttcttcttcttcttcttcttcttcttcttcttcttccccatcttcgtttatttctctctcctcctcctcctcctcctcctcctcctcctcctcctcctcctccattcaaaCCTCCTCCCTATAATctattcactcttcctctttccgttttctttcaatgtTGCGACCATTTTCCTTCaactccccgttttctttcccctccattcttcccaccaccgttttctttctccgttttcctCATAGTTACAATTCTCCCTAATtcattttctgcatttcctcctcctctctgtaccCCGCcatctctccccattccctcccgtCTCTTCCCCCGTTACCTCCCCCGTCCTTTCTCCCCACAGAGCGGGTGTCTCGTGGCTATGGTGCTGATGGTGTCCCTCCGCCACAACCACGCAGTATTGTACATTGGAACTTGCTTATTTGGCACTTTTCTCTCATCTGTTTATCCTACGGCCGTGTCCCTCGCTGAAACATACATTCACGTTACttgtgagtatgtgtgtatgtgtgtgtgtgtgtgtgtgagacggaGAGGGCTGTTtgtagtgtctgtgtgtgtttgtgtgtttttactgGTGTTTGTGGGGGAAGAaaggggtttgtgtgtgtgtttgtgtgtgtatgtgtgtgtgtgtgtgtgtgtgtgtgtgtgtgtgatccattttcttgtcttttcctcgTTATTCGCTGttaattttctctatcttctacttatcattatcttttatctgtttccttattctattcaattatttctttcatttattttcacttccttcacttttcttcctctccttttcttattcccacatttattcattctttcttttcccctattcatcataattattctttttttccttctattcattcatttatctatctatctatctatctatcataaaaaaataatgcttgtttttcttttgtattcccttgTGTTTCCTCCTGACCTCGTGACCTCGTTTACAGCCACCATGACCTCGGCGCTGGTAGTCACGGCGGCAGCGGGCGAGATGGTTGTCCCGGTCATCATAGGTCACGTGAGTATttggggtcaggtcaggtcaggtcaagttaagtTAGCTTTGTTTTGGTTGGgtttagttaggtcaggttgggtcaAGTTAGGTctggttggattaggttaggtttcgttgggtcaggttaggtcaaatTATGTTAGGTCATGTTAGCTTGCATTAGGTCAAGTGtagtgaggtcaggtcaggttaggttaggtcatgtaaGGTTATATTATATTAGAAAATGTTTAAGGTCAGGTCAAGCTAGGTCACGTTAGCTTACAGTAGGTCAGGTGTagtgaggtcaggttaggtcatgtCACAGAgaggaaagcacacacacacacacacacacacacacacacacacacacacacacacacacacacacacacacacacacaaacaaacaaacaaataaacagaaatacacacacacacacacacacacacacacacacacacacacacacacacacacacacacacacacacacacacacacacacatcatctcaCATGTGGTGGATTTAAAtgtggattattattattattattattattattattattattattattattattattattattattattattattattactattattgttttattacagttagatacagacagacttgttgttgttgttattattttattgttttgtttgttaggaAGTTTGTGAAAGTTGTTGAATAATTTGTGATAATGGTGAGACACagtagctgatgatgatgatgatcgtaaggaataatggtgataataataattattttttccttcctttcttccttcattcattcacttccttccttccttgacctgacttgacctaacctaacctaacctaacctaacctaacctaacctaacctaacctaacctaactaaacttaacctaacctaacctaacctaacctaacctaacctaacctaactaaacctaacctaacctaacctaacctaacctaacctaacctaacctaacctaacctaacctaacctaacctaacctaacctaacctaacctaacctaacctaactaaacctaacctaacctaacctaacctaacctaactaaacttaacctaacctaacctaacctaacctaacctaacctaacctaacctaacctaacctaacctaacctaacctaaactaaacctaacctaacctgaaacttctctctctctctctctctctctctctctctctctctctctctctctctctctctctctctctctctctctctctctctctctctctctctctctctctctctctctctctctctctctctctctctctgcaggcgtTTGAAGCAATAGGGCCGGCCAGTCTCCTAATGTCGGGCGTGACAATGACCCTTATGAGTTTCGTGATATATTTTGTCTTGTATCTCGTGGCGCAGACGATTACCAGGCAGTCTTGTAAgtatcctactactactactactatcttctctactcttcatcgtcctctctcttcttcttcttctcctattttctttgcTATCGTTatttactgctattattacggtttgtgcgtttgtttgtttgttcgtttacTTGTGGTTATTGCTGctttcgtttgttttgtttgtttgtttgtttatttgttgttttgctgCAGTTTATCAAGGTGCCGAGAAAATGTTTGGGTTTGCCTTTAAATTGTTACGTTTTCTATAGTGACGTTTTCTTTGATCATTCCTATCATTtctgcttttattgttattctataAGTAAATGATATGAATgttttgcagtagtagtagtagtagtagtagtagtagtagtagtggtagtagtagtagtagtagtggtagtagtaatagtagtagtaataacataGTAGTTCAACTttaaattaacctaacttaacctaacttaacccaataCAGCACAGCGCAGTCTCAGCCAGCGCATCAAGTCCCTGCTGACGGGCAAGAGTGAAGCGGAGGCAGACGAAGACACAGGGCTAATGAAACACCACGTTAAATATTACACCAGAATGCGCAGCCGTCTATCAGAGTCCTCCCTTGGTGACGCCTCTcctgaagaaaacgagagcagtagcggcggcggcggtggcggtggtggtggtggtggtggtgcgcagAAGTGGAAAAATGGTGACTCTCCTGCGCAGCTTTAGTTATTAATcgtattttttcgtgtttttgcgTGAATTTGGTGTGtagaaggtagtggtggtggtggtggtggtgttttggtctctctctctctctctctctctctctctctctctctctctctctctctctctctctctctctctctctctctctctctctctctctctctctctttgtgatgatggtgctaatcttatcctcctcctcctcctcctcctcctcctcctcctcctcctcctcctcctcctcctcctcctcctcctccttttctttctttctccctttcttcttccttccttttcttcctcttaattccttccaccttgttttcttcttccttttctcctcctcttcctcctcctcctcctcctcctcctcctcctcctcctcctcctcttcctcttcatcattttttttcctctctctaattcattttcctccttcgtattcttccttatcaattttccttctcatcatcattttcccttcactcctcctcctcctcctcctcctcctcctcctcctcctcctcctccccatcctcctcctccccctcctgcagtATTGTGATAGAAAAGTATTGCCAATCTCTGAATTTACAAGAGTATATTACTGAATTTTCTCCTAATATATATTGTAACTCAtattagcactctctctctctctctctctctctctctctctctctctctctctctctctctctctctctctctccgttttcttttttttagcttttaagGGGAAGTACtgtaatattttgttatttttattattattattattattattattattattattattattattattattattattatttttagtaacAGTTATTTTTTGGTTAATTAATGTGACAGTAATTATAAAGGTATtaaaaacagcaataataataataataataacaataataatagtaataataataataataataataataataataataataataataataagtgttaTCAATTTATATTTAGTTaagtaattattttttacatcaTTTATAGAAAGAAAcgtaaaatttaaaaataattaagatttctctctctctctctctctctctctctctctctctctctctctctctctctctctctctggtggtttTAATGTTTTAGAGCAAATTAAAGTTAGATTTTagaaaccgtgtgtgtgtgtgtgtgtgtgtgtgtgtgtgtgtgtgtgtgtgtgtgtgtgtgtgtgtgtgtgtgtgtgtgtgtgtgtgtgtgtgtgtgtgtgtgtacttatttCTACACTGtgatgaaaataaatcaaattattattaatcctatgtgtgtgtgtgtgtgtgtgtgtgtgtgtgtgtgtgtgtgtgtgtgtgtttctctcttcatGTATGTAAAAACTCATGTACGTATTTTAGGTACACATAGCAG carries:
- the LOC135095919 gene encoding major facilitator superfamily domain-containing protein 4A-like, whose product is MLGDIQFRAGVLGTASLLSTHSSTYVMRYAYTQGPRLFTHRHPDPSKAPPSPIRGDDNVSTSVCVRVCGRAGVRGHGDDERRRRGRCGGAGVLGHAKELCVNKMGHTMVPRPEGGGGFGKFRQLFWRHRLQTVTYCAVFWSFGMCVAFLGPTLLDLGCRISSVFSSMSWIFFSQALFTLIGSACGGFLIQRHREPRPLVEEGRWRWFYKYFRSESRLGNHVVLLISTTMLSVTLAVVPWCRVLWGLAGVLAVMGYFMGTIDTVANISMIQLYGRNVAPFLQTLHFFYGLGAFLSPLVAEPFLLNKDCTAPQLPNPPHLAPLSRPRPTHDISNDSDIQYAFWILSGLQIPVVLLLVLLVVREAMGLDQIGAEDPGMQVEAGTEVYEMRASCFSKGEELPPVTREQQLTVIVLTAFMLFLYDGLQAGYGGYVFSYAVRSIAGMEMDEAAYLNACFWGTFAFGRLISIALATRLAPSFMLLCNISGCLVAMVLMVSLRHNHAVLYIGTCLFGTFLSSVYPTAVSLAETYIHVTSTMTSALVVTAAAGEMVVPVIIGHAFEAIGPASLLMSGVTMTLMSFVIYFVLYLVAQTITRQSSQRSLSQRIKSLLTGKSEAEADEDTGLMKHHVKYYTRMRSRLSESSLGDASPEENESSSGGGGGGGGGGGGAQKWKNGDSPAQL